A stretch of DNA from Danio rerio strain Tuebingen ecotype United States chromosome 10, GRCz12tu, whole genome shotgun sequence:
TTGAGTCACGATGGGATGTGGTGTCTTTTTCAAATTGCCATTCATTTGACTTGgaggtaattcattcatttaaagatTTCGCTAACGTTAAGTTCTTGAAACATTGGTGTATTTGTAAGGATTGTCAACACAGATTTGTATAGCTTGAAGATCAAGAGTTGAGGAGTCTGATTGAGTCAAACTGTCTATCTAGGGAGAATCTGCCTGATGGGTAAGCATGTAGTGTTGGTGCGACAGGAGAATGAGAGGGTTCAATTGCCACCGCTAGTCCtctaggagagagagagaaactgatAGAGAAAGCCCACGCATGAGTTGCATAGTTGAAAGAAGGGATGTGGTCTCTCGGACAAAACCATTCATATGCAGCATTAAACTAAAACCCGAGCCTGTGCACTCGCGCTCCTCTTGATCACTGCCCATTATGTACAGCATTTCAAAGTAAAGCTTTCATAACACCCATTTGCATATTTGTACCTTACATTTTTTTCCTCAATCAGAGAAACACACCAACGTTGCACATATCTACAATGTATTGAGGTACCTGTACATTCCAAAACAACCCCTTGACCGTGTTTGAGATCTACACTTGTCCACTTGCTCAGTGTCCTGTAAATGTATAAGAATACACACCAATGGAGGAGCAGACAGGGCTAAAAGAGCGTGTAAAATCCCAGTCTTTTGTACAAAAAGCAAACGCAACACAGAAACCAACGCACAGTCTATACACAGATATGATACAGCCTCAAGTGCTCGCTTCTGAGGTCTCATCGGGCCTcgatgtctttgtgtgtgtgtgaagggggTCTGTCTCTGATGTCAGGCCCGAGTGGTGTAGTCCGTCTGGGGGACGACGAGCGTGCGCCTAGGGTCGGGATTAGAGGGGGCGGAGCACTGAGTGATGCGGTGGGAGGGGTTTTGTTGAGGATGCCGTTCTGGGCAGCGGCGGCCACAGCAGAGGAAGGACTAACACGAGGGTAGTGCATGCTGGGAAGTCCGGGGGCCATGAGGCCGGGGTGCGGGAGATGTCCATCTAGAACAGGGTGATGCATGGGGTGCAGACGGCCCTGCTCATAGTCCTCTCGGAGCAGGTGCAAGCGCTCCCTCTCTTCTAAATGTGCCCGCTCTTGTTCCCGCCGCTGTTCTAGGGTTAGTACGTGAGGGTGATCTCGGTTAAAGTCATGAGGCTCGCGGTCCCGGTATGAGCGCTCTGCTTCGTACAGCCGAGGCGCTGCTAACCGGTGCAGAGGGTCATTCCGTAGGAGAAGTTCCCGAGCTAATGGATCCCTTCGATGGATGTCCAGTCCTCGGTAAGGGTCCCTCATGGGATCCCAGTGAAACGCGGGATAGGGAAACCTCTCTGCCCCTGGGATGGCACTGATGCCCATGAAGGGCGCCACCATACGAGTCCTCTCCAAACTACTGATGCTGTTTATGGGGTGCATGCTGGCCATGCCCATGGGCACTGGCATTGAGGATGGAGGGTGTAgagcagcaggaggaggaggCGCTTGTGGTGTAGATCTTTGCTCCGGCGATCTCTCCGTGGGACCGTCCTGTTCCTCCTTACGCTCTTCTTTTACCTTCACCTCACTGTTTTTCTTCTCATAAGTGATTTCGGCTTTTTTCTCCAGAATGTCTCGAGTCAGGCCGCCGTTCACCCGATCCATGCCGCCAGGCCGCATGTAGGGTGATGCTGTAATCCGATTGGCTGGTTTGTCTTCAGAAACGCGGCCGTCATGGATGACGGGAGTGTCCTTGTCACTGTGATGATTCTCCTTCAGCTTGTGTTCGTCTGTGTTAGAGTCTTTCCAGTCTGAGTGCTCTCGATCTCTCTCACGATCTTTGGGTTTGTCCTTGTCTTTGTCCCGAGGCTCGCTGGAAGAGATGTGGTTTCGGGATGGCTCAGATGGACGGGTGTGACCTAATAGAGTGAGGGGATTAACAGGAAGTGGGGATTGGTGATTTTGGTGCCTCTTTTCCACAGGTTCCCTAGAGGTATATAAAAAAGACCATTACTATACGGCAAATGATTATGTGCTCACCTTTCCGGGTTTGTATTTGGTAATGATGCTACTGTTAATAATTGTCATCTCTCTGTACAACTATAAGAGTGTATGTGAAAATGCTGACATCTTGTGTATTACATGTTCAGTTTATCCTGTAGGCATGTGCCAGTACTTCACAACTAAAACTATATATCGTTTTTTACAAGGTGGCATCACAAACTACTGACCTAAAATGCACAAAACTAGTCATTTTTATAATGTTGTCAGTAAAAAAGTGTAAAACCAGACAGGTAATATGTTCCACACTGTGTAATTAAAAGATTTGGAgaaacttattttattcaacataagGGAGGCTGAATTCTAAACATATTTTCTAGGTAGACCAGAAGATCTAAATAAAAATTgaagattaaaacatgacctctctggacagaagtttaaaacatggaccaatcgcttgtttgtttttaaagtccAATCATCTtgcttaatcccgccccttttcacagcaccgtacgacagaattttgcacgcACAAACTCTGATGTGGCCGCAGCATTAATCACATTGTAATGATTAAGTCTAGCTGCAGTACAAATGTGAATAATCCTTAAACAAATCAGCCttacacataaaacaattcaCTAGCTAAAGCATATCTAACTCTTGACAAATGATGTGTTGATTAGTGTGTTGTTATAATCCACACACCGTTCTTTATCATCCTTGTTGACTGATGAGTCCCTCTTGTCCAGgtcccgctctctctctctgtcccgcTCTCGTTCTCTCTCATGTGAGCTGACTGAAGCGCTGCGCTCTGATTCTCCAGGTTTGAGCCAGGGCGGTGGAGTGGGGAAGGATGGCGGTGTGCGATGGAGTCTGTTCCATGGCTCGTGAGGGCCGCTGAAGTGCTGTTGTGCGCTGGGTGAATCTTTGTGGCCAAACACAGAGTTGGATGCTAGGAGAATGAAACAatgaaattaattagatttttttattttattttgcttcatgCGGAGCAAAATATCAGACACTCTTTTATCAGACAATCACATAAATTTCCCTCTCTTAAACATTATTAGAATAGCTGACATGTATACAGGGGATGGACAATGAAACTGGCCAATTTGAATGAAACACTAGCCAATTTAGCATTGGAGGTTTCAGCTCTACTGTGACCAAAGAcaagtctttgtgatgtatcaagagccaTGGTATCCAGGGTAATGTTAGCATACCACCAAGAAGGACGAACTATATCCATCAGGAGTAACAGTTGACGCGAGAGAAAAGCCATGTCTAAAAGGATGTCCGGATGCTAACCCAGATTATATCCAAAAGACATGAAAGCACAGTTGCCAAACTCACTGCAGAGTTAAAAGTGTAACCCAATTCTCCTCTTTCACCAAAACTGTTTGTTGGAAGCTCCgcagggtcaatatacatggccgggctgctatagccaaacctttggtcacttgTGCCAGTGCCAAATGTCAGTTTCATTTGTGCCAGCAGTGAAAATCTTGGGCTGTAGATAATGCGAAGTTTGTGAAGCATGTAtggttctctgatgagtccaccttcactgtctttcccacatctagGAGAGTTACAGTGGTCTGTGCTGCAATATAATGGCATTCCTtaggcccaatacttgtgcttGATGTATGGGTCACAGCAAAGGAATACCAAACCATTCTGGAGCACCATGTGCAgccaatggttcaaacattgtttCCTGAAGGTGGCgccgtgtatcaggatgatagtgcaccaatacacacagcaaggcTGGTGACAGAGCGGTTTGATGACCATGAAATGGTCCACCAACATCCCCTAGTGACTTGGCCACTATTCTTCAAGatgaatggctcaaaatccctctagccactgtgcaggacttttatctgtcattcccaagatgaattgatgctgtattggctgcaaaaagAGTCCCTACACCATACTAATAGATTATTGTAGTCTGAAACCAGACGTTTCCATTTCATTGTCCTACCCCTGTACATGTTCTGCATTTCTGAATGATTACAGGTGGACTAAAGAGAACTGTTTAACCAAACAACTGTTTGTGACTAATTGACACTCACCGAGTGCTGGATTTCCCAGACCACCGAAGGCTGCAGTGCTTAATGAGGCCAGACCTCCAAATGAAGGCGGTCTGCTGAAGGGCTctgtcaaaacaaaaccaaagaaTTAGAAAACTGACTGAGCAATTCACCCAACAATTACAGCAAATGCTTACAATAAAGCTAGCTAGTTCACAAATGAACAGATAACCCAACTTGTTTTCTCACTAAGTGTTTAGTATTTCTTAGGCCAGAGGTGTTCATGCAGGGCCACTAATCTGTTCAGATCTAGTAGATATTAAATCTCTGAAACAGCTATCAAtggctacgtttacatggacatcagctATACATGGACATCTCAGTAATTGAATTAActtccttaatctgaataaggcaataatatgattaaagtgtttacatgagttgctttttgaatgtccCTTTtaatgatcccgttttacatgttatactGTAGCATATAATTcaattaacgtcattgtgtcaccaggTTATTctcatttcctctggagtttcatttaattttggatGTTTCATTTGTCGGTATTTATtgtagtttggcactttcactttcattaagGAACATTTCAAGCATGCCCCCCATGACGAACGAAATATTGGATCCGACTATGAACTGTTGGAAGAGTGTTGTTGATACCGCACAGCGTGTGGGAAAAATCTTCCACATTTTGTGGCGCAGGTGTCTGTGGTGCTTTACTGACTTGAtaagtgcagagaatagtgtcaaacactACTGAACTATCCTGTCGCTAAATATTTACTGAATACAGttacagttacagtaaaaaaaaaaaaaaaaacagctatactgcatTCTCTTTACTGTTTTGGTCGTGCCACGCAGTGGGGGAAATGTCACCTTGGATGGCGAATCTAGCCAtaaaaagcatcaactgctatagcttggagaaggggtatacgtgtgtgtggatttAGGTTATACACTTTTCATCTCCAGgcagaaaaaaaatcctcaataggtttgaggaatggagaatgAATATGGAGGAAGATAGACAACTAAAAAACATGGGTGGGCAGTGaaccagttatgaaccagatgagctctgatttctaaattgcaatcctgtgtgacaggtgtttactcatgtgatgagttagtatgcaaagtaggacaactgactttacaattgtgaatgacagtgtgctCCTCGTAAAAACAAAATTctttctgcatgaaaattgtgcaaaatgcagagaattgtgtgtagtgttttaaaaaaaaaagtgtgcttaaacctgcaatttgagtgtaaagcaggaattgtgcttgtagtttagcagaattggttccgggtgttggtgcatcagttacatgttgtagtcattgtgtctgaagtacaagtaattgtgtgtaaacaattggaaaaaactgtgACAGGTGTGCAGTGACACCTAGTGGAGGAGCAGGAAGACAGCTTGTAGGTTTACCTAAATGAGGTGCTGGAGTAAGAAAGTTGCTAGGATGATGTGGAGGGTGTCCGAAAGGTGCAGCTGCGGGATGCGTGGACCCTGGAAGACAGAAAACAATAAAATTGGTTACAACTTTTGAGCAAGTCACCCAGCTACATCATAATAGGTTTAAAAAACTTCCTTAATAGATATTGAGagaagtaaaataacagatattacaCTGCAAACATGATAAAACCAGAATGCTTGCAGAATGAAATGCCCAGTATATTTCATTATAGTATAACATGACTGGTATTTTAAGAATAATGGAAtacagtgatatatatatatatatatatatatatatatatatatatatatatatatatatatatatatatatatatatatatatatatatatatattatgtgacTATAGTGAGACTATATCTGtggtgcagtaaaaaaaaaaatactgtattagtaATATTGAAACTAAACTCTTAACTCTCTCTGGATAGTCCACTCACCTGCTGCTGAGAAAAGTGATGCAGGTCGTGCCAGGTCATGAGGGTGATGTATGGCTCCAAAAAGAGTGGGGCCTGGAGGTCGACTTAGGAATTCCGGTTTGAGGCCAAAGTCCAGTTTGTGTGGGTCAACCTGCATCTGCTGCTGGAGAAGGCAAGACACGAGAGAGAACATATGTGATACCTCTCATAATAAGTTTGTCAGTAAAGTAGGTTGTACTATATTCTGTTTACATTTCAGgatttctcagtagcagaagtcgtCATATTTGgtt
This window harbors:
- the auts2a gene encoding autism susceptibility gene 2 protein isoform X23; its protein translation is MVPDFSVDTLSTNASQELRGLGIPKVSGLERSQEKSQETSREISSATPPLVPTSHPKPPLPAPLHLQPPPSSRGLPLPSRPAQTQNPCPERTLRPLSPPIALPQSQGQELSQAPPHQSQHPPESPSHPKPPRTPSIYHHPPSPALPAQQNPTQPVQHRPPSRCHQRPISAYSGSLTLNGLSSRSSTPGKPPGPSPAPHLHHHQPAPTGASASFPLPLSANPTASHTFPPSLPSSTLPHHTNMFASPAALPPPPPLTSNTLPVPGHPAGSAYSEQDILRQELNTRFLASQSADRGASLGPPPYLRTEFHQHQHQHQHQHQHTHQHTHQHTFTPFPHAIMPTPAPPMVRTPARNFEKYPTKVDPFYRHSLFHSYPPAVSGIPPVIPPTGPFGSLQGAFQPKTSNPLDVAARPGAVPHTLLQKDPRLTDPFRPVLRKPGKWCAMHVHIAWQIYHHQQKVKQQMQVDPHKLDFGLKPEFLSRPPGPTLFGAIHHPHDLARPASLFSAAGSTHPAAAPFGHPPHHPSNFLTPAPHLEPFSRPPSFGGLASLSTAAFGGLGNPALASNSVFGHKDSPSAQQHFSGPHEPWNRLHRTPPSFPTPPPWLKPGESERSASVSSHERERERDRERERDLDKRDSSVNKDDKEREPVEKRHQNHQSPLPVNPLTLLGHTRPSEPSRNHISSSEPRDKDKDKPKDRERDREHSDWKDSNTDEHKLKENHHSDKDTPVIHDGRVSEDKPANRITASPYMRPGGMDRVNGGLTRDILEKKAEITYEKKNSEVKVKEERKEEQDGPTERSPEQRSTPQAPPPPAALHPPSSMPVPMGMASMHPINSISSLERTRMVAPFMGISAIPGAERFPYPAFHWDPMRDPYRGLDIHRRDPLARELLLRNDPLHRLAAPRLYEAERSYRDREPHDFNRDHPHVLTLEQRREQERAHLEERERLHLLREDYEQGRLHPMHHPVLDGHLPHPGLMAPGLPSMHYPRVSPSSAVAAAAQNGILNKTPPTASLSAPPPLIPTLGARSSSPRRTTPLGPDIRDRPPSHTHKDIEAR
- the auts2a gene encoding autism susceptibility gene 2 protein isoform X17; the protein is MIKSSWFYVKFKYNEKLKPGQNNCKDSDSESVSGESKPSIRSSSRDRLTDCDSESDQEDKGSDASSEKLFSTAAVKVPDFSVDTLSTNASQELRGLGIPKVSGLERSQEKSQETSREISSATPPLVPTSHPKPPLPAPLHLQPPPSSRGLPLPSRPAQTQNPCPERTLRPLSPPIALPQSQGQELSQAPPHQSQHPPESPSHPKPPRTPSIYHHPPSPALPAQQNPTQPVQHRPPSRCHQRPISAYSGSLTLNGLSSRSSTPGKPPGPSPAPHLHHHQPAPTGASASFPLPLSANPTASHTFPPSLPSSTLPHHTNMFASPAALPPPPPLTSNTLPVPGHPAGSAYSEQDILRQELNTRFLASQSADRGASLGPPPYLRTEFHQHQHQHQHQHQHTHQHTHQHTFTPFPHAIMPTPAPPMVRTPARNFEKYPTKVDPFYRHSLFHSYPPAVSGIPPVIPPTGPFGSLQGAFQPKTSNPLDVAARPGAVPHTLLQKDPRLTDPFRPVLRKPGKWCAMHVHIAWQIYHHQQKVKQMQVDPHKLDFGLKPEFLSRPPGPTLFGAIHHPHDLARPASLFSAAGSTHPAAAPFGHPPHHPSNFLTPAPHLEPFSRPPSFGGLASLSTAAFGGLGNPALASNSVFGHKDSPSAQQHFSGPHEPWNRLHRTPPSFPTPPPWLKPGESERSASVSSHERERERDRERERDLDKRDSSVNKDDKEREPVEKRHQNHQSPLPVNPLTLLGHTRPSEPSRNHISSSEPRDKDKDKPKDRERDREHSDWKDSNTDEHKLKENHHSDKDTPVIHDGRVSEDKPANRITASPYMRPGGMDRVNGGLTRDILEKKAEITYEKKNSEVKVKEERKEEQDGPTERSPEQRSTPQAPPPPAALHPPSSMPVPMGMASMHPINSISSLERTRMVAPFMGISAIPGAERFPYPAFHWDPMRDPYRGLDIHRRDPLARELLLRNDPLHRLAAPRLYEAERSYRDREPHDFNRDHPHVLTLEQRREQERAHLEERERLHLLREDYEQGRLHPMHHPVLDGHLPHPGLMAPGLPSMHYPRVSPSSAVAAAAQNGILNKTPPTASLSAPPPLIPTLGARSSSPRRTTPLGPDIRDRPPSHTHKDIEAR
- the auts2a gene encoding autism susceptibility gene 2 protein isoform X27, with amino-acid sequence MVPDFSVDTLSTNASQELRGLGIPKVSGLERSQEKSQETSREISSATPPLVPTSHPKPPLPAPLHLQPPPSSRGLPLPSRPAQTQNPCPERTLRPLSPPIALPQSQGQELSQAPPHQSQHPPESPSHPKPPRTPSIYHHPPSPALPAQQNPTQPVQHRPPSRCHQRPISAYSGSLTLNGLSSRSSTPGKPPGPSPAPHLHHHQPAPTGASASFPLPLSANPTASHTFPPSLPSSTLPHHTNMFASPAALPPPPPLTSNTLPVPGHPAGSAYSEQDILRQELNTRFLASQSADRGASLGPPPYLRTEFHQHQHQHQHQHQHTHQHTHQHTFTPFPHAIMPTPAPPMFEKYPTKVDPFYRHSLFHSYPPAVSGIPPVIPPTGPFGSLQGAFQPKTSNPLDVAARPGAVPHTLLQKDPRLTDPFRPVLRKPGKWCAMHVHIAWQIYHHQQKVKQQMQVDPHKLDFGLKPEFLSRPPGPTLFGAIHHPHDLARPASLFSAAGSTHPAAAPFGHPPHHPSNFLTPAPHLEPFSRPPSFGGLASLSTAAFGGLGNPALASNSVFGHKDSPSAQQHFSGPHEPWNRLHRTPPSFPTPPPWLKPGESERSASVSSHERERERDRERERDLDKRDSSVNKDDKEREPVEKRHQNHQSPLPVNPLTLLGHTRPSEPSRNHISSSEPRDKDKDKPKDRERDREHSDWKDSNTDEHKLKENHHSDKDTPVIHDGRVSEDKPANRITASPYMRPGGMDRVNGGLTRDILEKKAEITYEKKNSEVKVKEERKEEQDGPTERSPEQRSTPQAPPPPAALHPPSSMPVPMGMASMHPINSISSLERTRMVAPFMGISAIPGAERFPYPAFHWDPMRDPYRGLDIHRRDPLARELLLRNDPLHRLAAPRLYEAERSYRDREPHDFNRDHPHVLTLEQRREQERAHLEERERLHLLREDYEQGRLHPMHHPVLDGHLPHPGLMAPGLPSMHYPRVSPSSAVAAAAQNGILNKTPPTASLSAPPPLIPTLGARSSSPRRTTPLGPDIRDRPPSHTHKDIEAR
- the auts2a gene encoding autism susceptibility gene 2 protein isoform X25 → MVPDFSVDTLSTNASQELRGLGIPKVSGLERSQEKSQETSREISSATPPLVPTSHPKPPLPAPLHLQPPPSSRGLPLPSRPAQTQNPCPERTLRPLSPPIALPQSQGQELSQAPPHQSQHPPESPSHPKPPRTPSIYHHPPSPALPAQQNPTQPVQHRPPSRCHQRPISAYSGSLTLNGLSSRSSTPGKPPGPSPAPHLHHHQPAPTGASASFPLPLSANPTASHTFPPSLPSSTLPHHTNMFASPAALPPPPPLTSNTLPVPGHPAGSAYSEQDILRQELNTRFLASQSADRGASLGPPPYLRTEFHQHQHQHQHQHQHTHQHTHQHTFTPFPHAIMPTPAPPMVRTPARNFEKYPTKVDPFYRHSLFHSYPPAVSGIPPVIPPTGPFGSLQGAFQPKTSNPLDVAARPGAVPHTLLQKDPRLTDPFRPVLRKPGKWCAMHVHIAWQIYHHQQKVKQMQVDPHKLDFGLKPEFLSRPPGPTLFGAIHHPHDLARPASLFSAAGSTHPAAAPFGHPPHHPSNFLTPAPHLEPFSRPPSFGGLASLSTAAFGGLGNPALASNSVFGHKDSPSAQQHFSGPHEPWNRLHRTPPSFPTPPPWLKPGESERSASVSSHERERERDRERERDLDKRDSSVNKDDKEREPVEKRHQNHQSPLPVNPLTLLGHTRPSEPSRNHISSSEPRDKDKDKPKDRERDREHSDWKDSNTDEHKLKENHHSDKDTPVIHDGRVSEDKPANRITASPYMRPGGMDRVNGGLTRDILEKKAEITYEKKNSEVKVKEERKEEQDGPTERSPEQRSTPQAPPPPAALHPPSSMPVPMGMASMHPINSISSLERTRMVAPFMGISAIPGAERFPYPAFHWDPMRDPYRGLDIHRRDPLARELLLRNDPLHRLAAPRLYEAERSYRDREPHDFNRDHPHVLTLEQRREQERAHLEERERLHLLREDYEQGRLHPMHHPVLDGHLPHPGLMAPGLPSMHYPRVSPSSAVAAAAQNGILNKTPPTASLSAPPPLIPTLGARSSSPRRTTPLGPDIRDRPPSHTHKDIEAR
- the auts2a gene encoding autism susceptibility gene 2 protein isoform X28; translated protein: MVPDFSVDTLSTNASQELRGLGIPKVSGLERSQEKSQETSREISSATPPLVPTSHPKPPLPAPLHLQPPPSSRGLPLPSRPAQTQNPCPERTLRPLSPPIALPQSQGQELSQAPPHQSQHPPESPSHPKPPRTPSIYHHPPSPALPAQQNPTQPVQHRPPSRCHQRPISAYSGSLTLNGLSSSRSSTPGKPPGPSPAPHLHHHQPAPTGASASFPLPLSANPTASHTFPPSLPSSTLPHHTNMFASPAALPPPPPLTSNTLPVPGHPAGSAYSEQDILRQELNTRFLASQSADRGASLGPPPYLRTEFHQHQHQHQHQHQHTHQHTHQHTFTPFPHAIMPTPAPPMFEKYPTKVDPFYRHSLFHSYPPAVSGIPPVIPPTGPFGSLQGAFQPKTSNPLDVAARPGAVPHTLLQKDPRLTDPFRPVLRKPGKWCAMHVHIAWQIYHHQQKVKQMQVDPHKLDFGLKPEFLSRPPGPTLFGAIHHPHDLARPASLFSAAGSTHPAAAPFGHPPHHPSNFLTPAPHLEPFSRPPSFGGLASLSTAAFGGLGNPALASNSVFGHKDSPSAQQHFSGPHEPWNRLHRTPPSFPTPPPWLKPGESERSASVSSHERERERDRERERDLDKRDSSVNKDDKEREPVEKRHQNHQSPLPVNPLTLLGHTRPSEPSRNHISSSEPRDKDKDKPKDRERDREHSDWKDSNTDEHKLKENHHSDKDTPVIHDGRVSEDKPANRITASPYMRPGGMDRVNGGLTRDILEKKAEITYEKKNSEVKVKEERKEEQDGPTERSPEQRSTPQAPPPPAALHPPSSMPVPMGMASMHPINSISSLERTRMVAPFMGISAIPGAERFPYPAFHWDPMRDPYRGLDIHRRDPLARELLLRNDPLHRLAAPRLYEAERSYRDREPHDFNRDHPHVLTLEQRREQERAHLEERERLHLLREDYEQGRLHPMHHPVLDGHLPHPGLMAPGLPSMHYPRVSPSSAVAAAAQNGILNKTPPTASLSAPPPLIPTLGARSSSPRRTTPLGPDIRDRPPSHTHKDIEAR
- the auts2a gene encoding autism susceptibility gene 2 protein isoform X33; the protein is MFASPAALPPPPPLTSNTLPVPGHPAGSAYSEQDILRQELNTRFLASQSADRGASLGPPPYLRTEFHQHQHQHQHQHQHTHQHTHQHTFTPFPHAIMPTPAPPMFEKYPTKVDPFYRHSLFHSYPPAVSGIPPVIPPTGPFGSLQGAFQPKTSNPLDVAARPGAVPHTLLQKDPRLTDPFRPVLRKPGKWCAMHVHIAWQIYHHQQKVKQMQVDPHKLDFGLKPEFLSRPPGPTLFGAIHHPHDLARPASLFSAAGSTHPAAAPFGHPPHHPSNFLTPAPHLEPFSRPPSFGGLASLSTAAFGGLGNPALASNSVFGHKDSPSAQQHFSGPHEPWNRLHRTPPSFPTPPPWLKPGESERSASVSSHERERERDRERERDLDKRDSSVNKDDKEREPVEKRHQNHQSPLPVNPLTLLGHTRPSEPSRNHISSSEPRDKDKDKPKDRERDREHSDWKDSNTDEHKLKENHHSDKDTPVIHDGRVSEDKPANRITASPYMRPGGMDRVNGGLTRDILEKKAEITYEKKNSEVKVKEERKEEQDGPTERSPEQRSTPQAPPPPAALHPPSSMPVPMGMASMHPINSISSLERTRMVAPFMGISAIPGAERFPYPAFHWDPMRDPYRGLDIHRRDPLARELLLRNDPLHRLAAPRLYEAERSYRDREPHDFNRDHPHVLTLEQRREQERAHLEERERLHLLREDYEQGRLHPMHHPVLDGHLPHPGLMAPGLPSMHYPRVSPSSAVAAAAQNGILNKTPPTASLSAPPPLIPTLGARSSSPRRTTPLGPDIRDRPPSHTHKDIEAR
- the auts2a gene encoding autism susceptibility gene 2 protein isoform X32, with translation MFASPAALPPPPPLTSNTLPVPGHPAGSAYSEQDILRQELNTRFLASQSADRGASLGPPPYLRTEFHQHQHQHQHQHQHTHQHTHQHTFTPFPHAIMPTPAPPMFEKYPTKVDPFYRHSLFHSYPPAVSGIPPVIPPTGPFGSLQGAFQPKTSNPLDVAARPGAVPHTLLQKDPRLTDPFRPVLRKPGKWCAMHVHIAWQIYHHQQKVKQQMQVDPHKLDFGLKPEFLSRPPGPTLFGAIHHPHDLARPASLFSAAGSTHPAAAPFGHPPHHPSNFLTPAPHLEPFSRPPSFGGLASLSTAAFGGLGNPALASNSVFGHKDSPSAQQHFSGPHEPWNRLHRTPPSFPTPPPWLKPGESERSASVSSHERERERDRERERDLDKRDSSVNKDDKEREPVEKRHQNHQSPLPVNPLTLLGHTRPSEPSRNHISSSEPRDKDKDKPKDRERDREHSDWKDSNTDEHKLKENHHSDKDTPVIHDGRVSEDKPANRITASPYMRPGGMDRVNGGLTRDILEKKAEITYEKKNSEVKVKEERKEEQDGPTERSPEQRSTPQAPPPPAALHPPSSMPVPMGMASMHPINSISSLERTRMVAPFMGISAIPGAERFPYPAFHWDPMRDPYRGLDIHRRDPLARELLLRNDPLHRLAAPRLYEAERSYRDREPHDFNRDHPHVLTLEQRREQERAHLEERERLHLLREDYEQGRLHPMHHPVLDGHLPHPGLMAPGLPSMHYPRVSPSSAVAAAAQNGILNKTPPTASLSAPPPLIPTLGARSSSPRRTTPLGPDIRDRPPSHTHKDIEAR
- the auts2a gene encoding autism susceptibility gene 2 protein isoform X22 — protein: MVPDFSVDTLSTNASQELRGLGIPKVSGLERSQEKSQETSREISSATPPLVPTSHPKPPLPAPLHLQPPPSSRGLPLPSRPAQTQNPCPERTLRPLSPPIALPQSQGQELSQAPPHQSQHPPESPSHPKPPRTPSIYHHPPSPALPAQQNPTQPVQHRPPSRCHQRPISAYSGSLTLNGLSSSRSSTPGKPPGPSPAPHLHHHQPAPTGASASFPLPLSANPTASHTFPPSLPSSTLPHHTNMFASPAALPPPPPLTSNTLPVPGHPAGSAYSEQDILRQELNTRFLASQSADRGASLGPPPYLRTEFHQHQHQHQHQHQHTHQHTHQHTFTPFPHAIMPTPAPPMVRTPARNFEKYPTKVDPFYRHSLFHSYPPAVSGIPPVIPPTGPFGSLQGAFQPKTSNPLDVAARPGAVPHTLLQKDPRLTDPFRPVLRKPGKWCAMHVHIAWQIYHHQQKVKQQMQVDPHKLDFGLKPEFLSRPPGPTLFGAIHHPHDLARPASLFSAAGSTHPAAAPFGHPPHHPSNFLTPAPHLEPFSRPPSFGGLASLSTAAFGGLGNPALASNSVFGHKDSPSAQQHFSGPHEPWNRLHRTPPSFPTPPPWLKPGESERSASVSSHERERERDRERERDLDKRDSSVNKDDKEREPVEKRHQNHQSPLPVNPLTLLGHTRPSEPSRNHISSSEPRDKDKDKPKDRERDREHSDWKDSNTDEHKLKENHHSDKDTPVIHDGRVSEDKPANRITASPYMRPGGMDRVNGGLTRDILEKKAEITYEKKNSEVKVKEERKEEQDGPTERSPEQRSTPQAPPPPAALHPPSSMPVPMGMASMHPINSISSLERTRMVAPFMGISAIPGAERFPYPAFHWDPMRDPYRGLDIHRRDPLARELLLRNDPLHRLAAPRLYEAERSYRDREPHDFNRDHPHVLTLEQRREQERAHLEERERLHLLREDYEQGRLHPMHHPVLDGHLPHPGLMAPGLPSMHYPRVSPSSAVAAAAQNGILNKTPPTASLSAPPPLIPTLGARSSSPRRTTPLGPDIRDRPPSHTHKDIEAR